The proteins below come from a single Iocasia fonsfrigidae genomic window:
- a CDS encoding spore germination protein, with amino-acid sequence MEFFKKIFKRNKKTKKTGSVLSISKNLNKNISKIKDDFGHSSDLVINYFKLDKNKDLICANIYIDSLVDRSTINNLSSELTKLKYEYCNSKPEISFDVLMNYFSGLTDSIDSYDYDTLYENILAGNTVFLIDCYDKFFTVLTKNDEARSVTEPTSQTVIRGPKDGFTEKINKNIQLIRERIRNKNLKIENLSIGSITKTRVSIMYINKIARDEIVQEIRNRLDQIEIDGILESGYIEELIKDNRYTIFPTFINSEKPDSIVGALLEGKVAILINGTPFVLTAPALMIDFLHSSEDFYHNYIVSSMLRFFRFIAFFLTLLVPSLYIAITSFHQEIIPTSLLISIAAQREGVPFPALVEALLMELTFEIIREAGIRMPRAIGPAISIVGALVLGEAAVNAGIISSVMVIVVSITAISSFAIPYYEMANAARVIRFILMFLAGLLGLYGIFMGLIVLVLHLCNIKSITVPYLTPIAPKIKGGYKDTILRFPVWAMKYRPKGISGTDTARVDEHNPVSPDQKEEPELR; translated from the coding sequence ATGGAATTTTTTAAAAAAATATTTAAAAGGAACAAAAAAACAAAGAAAACTGGTTCTGTTTTGTCTATAAGTAAAAATCTAAATAAAAATATAAGCAAGATAAAAGATGATTTTGGACATAGTAGTGACCTTGTAATAAATTATTTCAAATTGGATAAGAATAAAGATTTAATTTGTGCAAATATATATATTGATAGTCTGGTCGATAGAAGTACTATAAACAATTTATCATCAGAACTGACTAAATTAAAATACGAATACTGTAACTCAAAACCTGAGATAAGTTTTGATGTCTTAATGAATTATTTTTCTGGATTAACAGATTCAATAGATAGTTATGATTATGACACCCTTTATGAAAATATATTAGCAGGTAATACTGTTTTTTTAATTGACTGTTATGATAAATTTTTTACAGTATTAACAAAAAATGATGAAGCCCGGTCTGTTACAGAACCTACTTCTCAAACTGTTATAAGAGGGCCTAAAGATGGATTTACAGAAAAAATAAATAAAAATATACAACTTATCAGGGAAAGGATAAGAAATAAAAATTTAAAAATTGAAAATTTATCTATAGGTAGTATAACTAAAACCAGAGTAAGTATAATGTACATTAACAAAATAGCCAGAGACGAAATTGTACAGGAAATAAGAAATAGGCTTGATCAAATAGAAATTGACGGAATACTGGAAAGTGGGTATATTGAGGAATTAATTAAAGATAACCGATATACCATTTTTCCTACTTTTATAAATTCTGAAAAACCTGATTCAATTGTTGGGGCTTTACTTGAAGGCAAGGTGGCAATTTTAATTAATGGAACCCCTTTTGTACTGACAGCACCTGCACTTATGATTGACTTCCTTCACTCGAGTGAAGATTTTTATCATAATTATATTGTATCTTCTATGCTGCGTTTTTTCAGGTTTATTGCTTTTTTTCTTACACTTCTAGTACCGTCACTATATATAGCAATAACATCATTTCATCAGGAAATAATCCCTACGTCATTACTTATCAGTATAGCAGCGCAGCGTGAAGGGGTTCCTTTCCCGGCTTTAGTAGAAGCCCTGCTTATGGAATTAACATTTGAAATAATAAGGGAAGCCGGTATAAGAATGCCCAGGGCTATAGGCCCGGCAATTTCAATTGTAGGGGCTTTAGTACTTGGGGAAGCAGCGGTTAATGCAGGTATTATATCATCGGTTATGGTCATTGTTGTTTCAATTACTGCTATATCAAGCTTTGCTATACCTTATTATGAAATGGCAAATGCAGCAAGGGTAATAAGGTTTATTTTAATGTTTCTGGCGGGATTACTGGGATTATATGGTATATTCATGGGTTTGATTGTCCTGGTACTTCATCTCTGTAATATAAAATCCATAACAGTCCCTTATCTAACACCTATTGCCCCAAAAATAAAAGGTGGATACAAAGATACTATTTTAAGATTTCCAGTATGGGCAATGAAATATAGGCCTAAAGGTATTAGCGGAACAGATACAGCAAGGGTGGATGAACATAATCCTGTAAGCCCAGATCAAAAAGAAGAACCGGAATTAAGGTGA
- a CDS encoding GerAB/ArcD/ProY family transporter, whose protein sequence is MDKIKITNHQLFSLIANVALGGSVLIISALLVSIAKHDAWITTLLTPLFGIPIIWVYWFLGSQYPALTFLGIIKKIFGKWIGSIVAAAYVFLCLTISYHLPWYIGNFISLEAMPETPVYIINSLFVIVMVIAVLYGIETIARASELFIYLASFLYIIAMIFVLPNARIENLQPVLEKGMIPILKSSVFLSSFIIFPLIILMMIYPINLSNASKAKKSIFKGYLWASFIIFIVIFVTILVLGGITAGLQFPTYLLAKEINVGIIFTRFEFIIAISWLITEFIVGLIFFYTGVIGLSELLGLKDHKRIVMPLGLIILIMSGVVFPDVIYQMNWVNLVWPPFIMTYGLILPVLLLFVFLIKKWVFNGRKG, encoded by the coding sequence ATGGATAAGATAAAAATAACAAATCATCAACTGTTTTCCTTAATAGCTAATGTTGCATTGGGGGGGTCTGTTCTTATTATTTCTGCTTTACTAGTAAGTATAGCAAAACATGACGCCTGGATAACAACATTACTCACTCCTTTGTTTGGTATACCGATAATATGGGTCTACTGGTTTTTAGGCAGTCAATATCCCGCTCTGACATTTTTGGGGATAATAAAAAAAATATTTGGGAAATGGATTGGCTCAATTGTTGCAGCTGCTTATGTATTTTTATGTTTAACAATCAGTTATCATTTGCCTTGGTATATTGGCAATTTTATTAGTTTAGAAGCTATGCCAGAAACACCGGTATATATCATAAATTCATTATTTGTGATAGTAATGGTGATAGCTGTATTATATGGTATAGAAACAATTGCCCGCGCTTCCGAATTATTTATATATTTGGCTTCATTTTTATATATTATAGCGATGATTTTTGTTCTACCAAATGCAAGAATAGAGAATCTGCAGCCGGTATTAGAAAAAGGGATGATTCCAATCTTAAAGAGTTCAGTTTTTTTGTCATCTTTTATAATATTTCCTTTAATTATTTTGATGATGATATATCCCATTAATCTTAGTAATGCATCAAAAGCTAAGAAATCAATTTTTAAAGGTTATTTATGGGCTAGCTTTATAATTTTTATTGTAATCTTTGTTACTATACTGGTATTGGGTGGGATAACTGCTGGGTTGCAGTTTCCGACATATTTACTTGCCAAAGAGATAAATGTTGGTATTATATTTACAAGGTTTGAATTTATAATTGCAATTTCCTGGCTTATTACAGAATTTATAGTCGGCTTAATATTTTTTTATACAGGTGTGATAGGGCTTTCAGAGCTACTTGGGTTAAAAGACCATAAGAGGATAGTTATGCCTTTGGGACTTATTATACTAATAATGTCAGGGGTTGTTTTTCCAGATGTTATCTATCAAATGAATTGGGTTAATCTTGTTTGGCCTCCTTTTATTATGACGTATGGACTAATTCTACCGGTTTTATTACTTTTTGTTTTTTTAATAAAAAAATGGGTATTTAACGGACGTAAAGGGTGA
- a CDS encoding GerAB/ArcD/ProY family transporter, whose amino-acid sequence MRERICKIRITNHQIFALTVGLTNGSAILVISASVAGLAKQDSWISMLFTIVFGFLEIWLICFLWNHYPGLTFVEMIRQIFGKWFGSVITIAFLYFCFLSDAQVIWYIGNFITSQAMLETPPYIVNMIFSATIVIALLYGLEAIARSYEIFIYIISFLFVLSMIFVLPNARIENLQPVFEEGLIPVLKGSTLLSSFVIFPFVLLIMIFPAKADNTFKAMKSFVKGYLWGGFLLFTSILISVLVLGSTITANIQYPVFVLAQEINLANIFTRLEFIVAGVWIITVLTKGIFYFYAGLIGLAQLIELKDHKKIILPLGLIIFVMSGVVFPDATYQSAWDSLVWPFFAATFGLILPIVMAAGFYIKKWVFNRHKG is encoded by the coding sequence ATGAGAGAACGAATATGTAAGATAAGAATAACAAATCACCAGATATTTGCCTTAACAGTAGGCCTTACAAATGGATCCGCAATCCTTGTTATTTCAGCTTCAGTAGCGGGCCTGGCAAAGCAGGATTCGTGGATCTCAATGCTGTTTACCATAGTGTTCGGTTTTCTTGAAATATGGCTGATCTGTTTTTTGTGGAACCATTACCCTGGCTTGACATTTGTTGAAATGATAAGACAAATATTTGGGAAATGGTTTGGTTCTGTTATTACAATTGCTTTTCTTTATTTTTGTTTCTTGTCTGATGCCCAAGTAATCTGGTATATTGGTAATTTTATAACTAGCCAGGCTATGCTTGAAACCCCCCCATATATAGTAAATATGATATTTTCTGCAACAATTGTAATTGCCTTACTATACGGACTAGAAGCAATAGCCCGTTCTTATGAGATATTCATCTACATTATTTCATTTTTATTTGTTTTATCAATGATATTCGTTTTACCAAATGCAAGAATAGAGAATTTGCAGCCTGTGTTTGAAGAAGGTTTGATTCCTGTTTTAAAGGGTTCAACCCTTTTGTCCAGCTTTGTTATATTTCCTTTTGTTCTTTTAATTATGATATTTCCGGCCAAGGCTGATAATACATTTAAGGCCATGAAATCATTTGTAAAGGGTTATTTATGGGGGGGGTTTCTACTCTTTACTTCTATTCTTATTTCAGTATTAGTACTTGGAAGTACAATAACTGCAAATATACAGTATCCTGTATTTGTACTTGCCCAGGAGATAAATTTAGCAAATATATTTACAAGACTTGAATTTATTGTTGCAGGTGTATGGATTATTACAGTGTTGACAAAAGGAATATTTTATTTTTATGCAGGGCTTATAGGTCTTGCACAGCTTATAGAACTAAAAGATCATAAAAAAATTATTTTACCACTAGGACTCATTATATTTGTAATGTCGGGGGTTGTATTTCCAGATGCTACTTATCAATCAGCCTGGGATAGTCTTGTCTGGCCCTTTTTTGCAGCAACATTTGGGCTAATATTGCCCATAGTAATGGCAGCTGGTTTTTATATAAAAAAATGGGTATTTAACAGACATAAAGGGTGA
- the dcd gene encoding dCTP deaminase, whose product MILSDKKIQDLVVEKRIIIEPLLDFQIQPASIDLRLGTSFLKIDENMMEVMTLDKEINYVSIESDEIVLPPNSFLLAATMENIELPADITAFVEGRSSIGRMGLFIQNAGWVDPGFKGQITLELYNANRLPIRLTSGRRICQLVLAQLDQEAVNPYKGKYFGQKNAVGSRVFRDLENN is encoded by the coding sequence ATGATACTCTCTGATAAGAAGATTCAGGATTTAGTTGTAGAGAAAAGGATAATAATCGAGCCACTTCTGGACTTTCAGATTCAACCTGCTTCAATTGATCTGCGTCTGGGAACAAGTTTTTTAAAAATAGATGAAAATATGATGGAGGTCATGACTCTGGATAAGGAGATTAATTATGTCAGTATAGAGAGTGATGAAATAGTTCTGCCTCCAAATTCCTTTTTATTAGCTGCAACTATGGAAAACATTGAGTTACCAGCTGATATAACAGCCTTTGTTGAGGGTCGTAGTTCTATCGGTAGAATGGGCTTGTTTATTCAAAATGCTGGTTGGGTTGATCCTGGTTTTAAAGGACAGATAACCCTTGAGTTATATAATGCCAATAGATTGCCCATTAGACTGACCTCAGGTAGGCGTATCTGTCAGCTTGTTCTGGCCCAACTTGACCAGGAGGCAGTTAACCCCTATAAGGGGAAATATTTTGGTCAGAAAAATGCGGTAGGTAGTAGGGTTTTTAGAGACCTGGAAAACAATTGA
- the proB gene encoding glutamate 5-kinase has product MGKYNRIVIKIGSSSLTHNGGKLNLGRIDRFLRQMVDLKNQGKEVIFVSSGAIGAGMAELGLKKRPSSIPEQQGIAAVGQALIMGVYNKFLREYGQIAAQILLTASDLENRGRYLNAYNTLESLLRKGIIPIINENDTVATQEIKFGDNDTLSARVAGLVEADLLIILSDIEGMYNGDPRQGGENLKLINKVTEITPELKKIAGGNGSLIGTGGMQTKLQAAEISIESGITMVIGPGFRNNIINDIVTMLEEESNHNIGTTFIPTSNCLSKRKQWLLYNQAVSGWITVDFGAAEALLYQGKSLLPGGITKVKGSFKKGDSVLIIDESGEELAKGLVNYSSGEVELIKGYHSGEIVSLLGYENGSDVIHRDNMVIKGGIKNGYQRRSTGSSQKS; this is encoded by the coding sequence ATGGGTAAATATAATCGGATTGTAATAAAGATCGGGAGTAGTTCCCTGACACATAATGGAGGCAAGCTAAATTTGGGGAGAATAGACCGCTTTCTCCGGCAGATGGTTGATTTAAAAAATCAGGGTAAGGAAGTAATCTTTGTTAGTTCTGGTGCTATAGGAGCTGGTATGGCCGAACTTGGTTTAAAGAAAAGGCCTAGTTCTATCCCAGAACAGCAGGGTATTGCTGCTGTTGGTCAGGCTCTTATTATGGGGGTTTATAATAAGTTTCTCAGAGAGTATGGTCAGATAGCCGCCCAGATATTACTTACGGCCAGTGATTTAGAAAATAGAGGGAGGTATTTAAATGCCTACAATACCCTGGAAAGCCTGCTTAGAAAAGGGATTATTCCTATCATTAACGAAAATGATACAGTGGCTACTCAGGAGATTAAATTTGGCGATAATGATACACTTTCTGCCCGGGTAGCGGGTCTAGTTGAAGCAGATTTATTGATAATATTATCTGATATAGAGGGCATGTATAATGGTGATCCGCGTCAGGGTGGAGAAAACCTAAAGTTAATTAATAAGGTCACAGAGATAACCCCTGAATTGAAAAAAATAGCTGGTGGTAATGGTAGCCTTATTGGGACAGGTGGTATGCAGACCAAATTACAGGCAGCAGAAATTAGTATAGAGTCTGGGATAACGATGGTAATTGGACCGGGTTTTCGAAATAATATTATCAATGATATAGTAACTATGTTGGAGGAAGAATCAAACCATAATATTGGGACTACCTTTATACCTACCAGTAATTGTTTGAGTAAAAGGAAACAGTGGCTTTTATATAACCAGGCAGTTAGCGGTTGGATTACTGTTGATTTTGGTGCGGCAGAGGCCCTGCTCTATCAGGGAAAGAGTTTGCTCCCTGGTGGAATAACTAAGGTAAAGGGTAGTTTTAAAAAAGGTGATTCAGTTTTGATTATAGATGAAAGTGGTGAAGAACTGGCTAAGGGATTGGTAAACTATTCATCAGGGGAGGTTGAACTGATTAAGGGATATCACTCCGGGGAAATAGTTTCATTGTTGGGATATGAAAATGGTTCTGATGTGATACACAGGGATAATATGGTTATTAAAGGGGGAATTAAAAATGGGTATCAAAGAAGAAGTACTGGGTCAAGCCAAAAAAGCTAA
- a CDS encoding type II toxin-antitoxin system PemK/MazF family toxin, whose protein sequence is MNVSRGDVFYADLNPVVGSEQGGVRPVLVIQNDIGNKYSPTIIVAAITSKIDKAKLPTHIEISANNTNLEKDSVILLEQIRTIDKKRLQRHVTHLSKEIIDRVDEAIEISLGLIEL, encoded by the coding sequence ATGAATGTTAGTAGAGGTGATGTATTTTATGCTGATTTAAACCCTGTTGTTGGCTCAGAACAGGGGGGAGTCAGACCTGTCCTTGTAATCCAGAATGATATCGGTAACAAATATAGTCCTACAATCATTGTGGCGGCTATTACATCCAAGATTGATAAGGCAAAATTACCCACACATATTGAGATATCTGCTAATAATACCAATCTTGAGAAGGATTCTGTTATACTACTGGAACAGATTAGAACTATAGACAAAAAAAGACTTCAACGGCATGTAACACATCTTAGTAAAGAGATAATTGATAGAGTTGATGAAGCAATTGAAATAAGTCTTGGATTGATAGAACTTTGA
- a CDS encoding substrate-binding domain-containing protein codes for MLYILKRANFIFLLLCLLVLLFLVSDSLRAAADNKPLTIAFVPRSLDNPIFLDTFEEAQEKAHELGVRLEWVAPFTFSNSEQVEVIENLIRRKVDGMVLSVDDIKPIRQVISKAIRAGIPVATFDADSPGSERLFYIGIDNTKAGFAIGQALVDVVKKRGLADQELNTMIMTGARDALNLQERIRGFKEAIAGEINLNIRAVLENQDNIKISIELTEDYVKNHPELDVIFFVGGWPFYVPAEAMINFQHWAQKGGIAVGIDIFYDALLLQKEGLIQYLVGQDLGAMGSQGLEYMVDYIKHNKRPPIFIETGLNHAGNDNLEHLLEVYKPWRVK; via the coding sequence TTGCTGTACATATTAAAAAGGGCAAATTTTATCTTTTTACTGCTGTGTTTACTGGTATTATTATTTTTAGTGTCTGATTCTTTAAGGGCGGCAGCTGATAATAAACCATTAACTATAGCTTTTGTACCGCGCTCCCTTGATAATCCAATTTTTCTGGATACTTTTGAAGAAGCCCAGGAAAAGGCCCATGAACTGGGTGTTAGATTAGAATGGGTTGCTCCTTTTACTTTTTCTAACAGTGAACAGGTTGAAGTAATTGAAAATTTGATCAGGAGAAAAGTTGATGGAATGGTTTTAAGTGTTGATGATATTAAACCAATCCGTCAGGTTATTAGTAAGGCTATCAGGGCTGGAATACCGGTTGCTACCTTTGATGCAGATAGTCCGGGGAGTGAGAGGCTTTTTTATATAGGTATTGATAATACCAAAGCCGGCTTCGCTATTGGACAGGCCTTAGTTGATGTTGTAAAAAAGAGGGGACTGGCTGATCAAGAGCTAAATACGATGATCATGACTGGTGCCCGTGATGCTCTGAATTTACAGGAAAGAATCCGTGGCTTTAAAGAGGCTATTGCAGGGGAAATCAACTTAAATATCAGAGCTGTACTTGAAAATCAGGATAATATCAAGATTTCTATTGAGCTTACTGAAGACTATGTTAAAAACCATCCAGAACTTGATGTTATCTTTTTTGTTGGTGGCTGGCCGTTTTATGTTCCAGCTGAGGCCATGATTAATTTCCAGCACTGGGCTCAAAAAGGTGGTATTGCTGTTGGGATAGATATATTTTATGATGCTTTATTATTACAAAAAGAGGGTTTGATTCAATATCTGGTAGGTCAGGACCTGGGAGCTATGGGTTCACAAGGGCTAGAGTATATGGTTGATTATATTAAACATAATAAGCGGCCGCCTATTTTTATAGAAACAGGTCTTAACCATGCTGGGAATGATAATTTAGAACACCTGCTTGAGGTCTATAAACCCTGGCGGGTTAAATAG
- a CDS encoding CopG family ribbon-helix-helix protein gives MGNLKRVMISLPNNLLQEVDGFVQKSSGNRSEFIREAMKLYLQEKRRQEIREQMRAGYLEMSEINLELADEGIKSEANTFQFYEERLAECE, from the coding sequence TTGGGTAATTTAAAGCGGGTTATGATCAGTCTACCTAATAACCTTCTCCAGGAAGTAGATGGTTTTGTACAAAAAAGCAGTGGTAACAGGAGTGAGTTTATTAGAGAGGCTATGAAACTCTACTTACAGGAGAAAAGGAGACAGGAAATCCGTGAGCAGATGAGGGCAGGTTACCTGGAAATGAGTGAAATTAATCTTGAGCTGGCTGATGAAGGAATAAAGAGTGAAGCAAATACTTTTCAATTTTATGAAGAGAGATTAGCTGAGTGTGAGTAA
- a CDS encoding Ger(x)C family spore germination protein yields the protein MIDITSKKKLAILIILPVIFLTGCWSSHEVNTLAINICIGIDKTEKGYFISEQILNPKAIAAEQAINESPVYIYTSEGRDISEVIQRLTKQSARKIYNAHLRMVVFGEDVAKDGIQDILDYFMRSSQYRTDFYFVIAKNATANEVLSILTPIESIPGIKIYDSLISASENWAPTKSVRIIELVNTIIADGINPVLTGIEITPGKTISDSTEVLKESVGIKRLVYYGLGVFKDDRLVGWLDEVGSKGYNYITGNINKTIGHVKYGDNVKITGEVINAKSNVKASLVNGKPVIEVKIKVKQNVEAVEGDFDVSKEENIAIFNKLAEKKIKSHCEKAIKKAKYDFESDIFGFGEVIHRQYPKVWDKIKDNWNNEFVNLPVKVTVNVKINQLGEVTKPFFIKEKG from the coding sequence GTGATTGATATAACATCAAAAAAGAAATTAGCCATTTTAATTATACTGCCAGTTATTTTTTTGACTGGATGCTGGAGCAGCCATGAAGTAAATACCCTTGCTATTAATATCTGCATTGGTATTGATAAAACGGAAAAAGGGTATTTTATTTCAGAGCAAATTTTAAATCCAAAGGCAATAGCTGCTGAACAAGCAATAAATGAGTCCCCGGTTTATATTTATACCTCAGAAGGAAGGGATATAAGTGAAGTAATCCAGAGACTTACCAAACAATCCGCAAGAAAAATTTACAACGCACACTTAAGAATGGTTGTATTTGGCGAGGATGTTGCAAAAGATGGTATTCAGGATATACTTGATTATTTTATGCGTTCTAGTCAATATCGTACTGACTTTTATTTTGTAATAGCAAAAAATGCAACTGCAAATGAGGTTTTAAGTATTTTAACTCCTATAGAATCAATACCTGGAATAAAAATATATGATTCACTTATATCAGCAAGTGAAAATTGGGCACCTACAAAATCTGTCAGAATTATTGAACTGGTTAATACTATTATTGCAGATGGAATAAACCCAGTACTTACAGGGATTGAGATTACTCCTGGTAAAACTATTTCAGATTCTACAGAGGTCTTGAAAGAAAGTGTTGGAATTAAAAGACTAGTATATTACGGTCTGGGTGTTTTTAAAGATGATAGGCTGGTAGGTTGGTTAGATGAGGTAGGGAGCAAGGGATACAATTATATTACTGGAAATATAAATAAGACAATAGGACATGTAAAATATGGTGATAATGTAAAAATTACAGGTGAAGTTATAAATGCGAAATCGAATGTGAAAGCATCTTTAGTAAACGGTAAGCCCGTTATTGAAGTTAAAATTAAAGTAAAGCAAAATGTTGAAGCGGTAGAAGGTGATTTTGATGTTTCCAAGGAAGAGAATATAGCAATATTTAATAAACTAGCTGAGAAAAAAATAAAATCACACTGTGAAAAGGCAATAAAAAAAGCAAAATATGATTTTGAATCAGATATTTTTGGTTTTGGTGAGGTAATACACAGACAATATCCAAAAGTCTGGGATAAAATTAAAGATAACTGGAATAATGAGTTTGTCAATCTTCCAGTAAAGGTTACTGTTAATGTTAAAATAAATCAGCTGGGAGAAGTTACAAAACCGTTCTTTATAAAGGAGAAAGGGTAA
- a CDS encoding glutamate-5-semialdehyde dehydrogenase, which yields MGIKEEVLGQAKKAKRAAARLASISTQVKDAALLNIADRLETSTERIMLENNKDMEAGVQSGLTRAMLDRLKLNEERIKGMADGLRELVNLKDPVGDVIKMWKRPNGLQIGQMKVPLGVIGIIYESRPNVTIDAAGLCLKAGNAVILRGGSEAIHSNKVLAQIASEAAVEAGLPEGGVQLIQVTDREAVRVLFELNDYLDVLIPRGGAGLIKRVVNESKVPVIETGVGNCHIYVDSAADINMALDITFNAKTSRPAVCNAAESLLVHQDIAEEFLPQLAELFNDKGVEIRGCQRTCTLLSGAKQAEESDWSEEYLDFTMAVKVVGSFDEALEHINRYSTKHSEAIITNDYQKSQRFLEEIDAAAVYVNASTRFTDGNQFGLGAEIGISTQKLHARGPMGLNELTTIKYIVRGQGQIRE from the coding sequence ATGGGTATCAAAGAAGAAGTACTGGGTCAAGCCAAAAAAGCTAAAAGGGCTGCTGCCAGACTGGCGAGTATATCAACTCAGGTAAAGGATGCTGCCCTGTTAAATATTGCTGATAGGCTTGAAACATCTACTGAAAGGATAATGCTGGAGAACAATAAGGATATGGAAGCAGGAGTACAGTCTGGCTTAACAAGAGCTATGCTGGATAGATTAAAATTAAATGAAGAACGGATTAAAGGTATGGCTGATGGTTTGAGGGAATTAGTTAATCTCAAAGACCCTGTTGGTGATGTAATTAAGATGTGGAAGAGACCTAATGGGCTGCAGATAGGGCAGATGAAGGTTCCCCTTGGTGTTATAGGTATTATCTATGAATCAAGACCTAATGTTACTATTGATGCAGCAGGGCTTTGTCTTAAGGCAGGTAATGCGGTAATATTGCGCGGTGGTTCAGAGGCTATCCATTCCAACAAAGTCCTGGCCCAAATAGCATCTGAAGCGGCAGTAGAAGCTGGTTTACCAGAGGGGGGTGTTCAGCTAATTCAGGTGACTGATCGGGAAGCAGTCAGGGTTTTATTTGAACTAAATGACTACCTTGATGTTCTTATCCCTAGAGGTGGGGCCGGACTTATTAAGAGGGTTGTTAATGAGTCAAAGGTACCGGTTATTGAAACCGGTGTTGGCAACTGTCATATCTATGTAGATTCAGCTGCTGATATTAATATGGCCTTAGATATTACCTTTAATGCCAAAACAAGCCGTCCTGCAGTCTGTAATGCAGCAGAGAGTCTGCTAGTTCACCAGGATATTGCTGAAGAATTTCTACCACAGCTGGCTGAGCTCTTTAATGATAAGGGAGTAGAGATCAGGGGTTGTCAAAGGACCTGCACTTTGCTTTCAGGTGCTAAACAGGCTGAAGAAAGCGATTGGAGTGAAGAATACCTTGATTTCACTATGGCGGTTAAAGTGGTAGGAAGTTTTGATGAAGCCCTAGAACATATAAATAGGTATAGTACCAAACACTCTGAGGCCATTATTACTAATGATTATCAAAAGAGCCAGCGTTTCTTAGAGGAAATAGATGCTGCAGCAGTCTATGTTAATGCTTCAACTCGCTTTACAGATGGTAATCAATTTGGTCTGGGGGCTGAGATTGGTATTAGTACCCAGAAACTCCATGCTAGAGGTCCGATGGGTCTTAATGAACTTACTACTATAAAATATATTGTACGTGGCCAGGGTCAGATCAGGGAGTAG
- the proC gene encoding pyrroline-5-carboxylate reductase — protein sequence MSKLAIIGLGKMGTSLLEGIIESGSYSADKIIVSDIKLDNDKLEGKYQGIKMTTDNKEAVKGVDVVLLAVKPQVMAAVLDNIKNSLANKLLITIAAGLSLASYQKTVPDSCRIIRVMPNTPSLVKEGISAFTASENASKEDLKQVKSLLKGVGEIVEVKEELMDAVTGLSGSGPAYIYMVIEALADGGVLMGLPRELSQKLAAQTVLGAARMVIETGQHPGELKDMVTSPGGTTIRAVEVLEEKGLRGSMIQAVKAAAERSKELNN from the coding sequence GTGAGCAAATTAGCCATTATTGGTTTAGGGAAGATGGGAACATCCTTACTGGAAGGAATAATTGAAAGTGGTAGTTATTCGGCAGATAAAATTATTGTTTCAGACATTAAGCTTGATAATGATAAACTAGAGGGAAAATATCAGGGTATTAAGATGACTACTGATAATAAGGAGGCTGTTAAAGGTGTAGATGTAGTCTTGCTGGCTGTCAAACCCCAGGTGATGGCTGCTGTACTGGATAATATAAAAAATAGTTTGGCAAACAAATTATTAATTACAATAGCAGCCGGTCTTTCCCTGGCCAGCTATCAAAAGACAGTACCTGATTCATGTCGAATTATCAGGGTAATGCCCAATACACCCTCACTGGTTAAAGAGGGGATTTCTGCTTTTACAGCAAGTGAAAATGCTAGCAAAGAAGATTTGAAACAGGTAAAAAGCCTGCTGAAAGGTGTAGGTGAAATAGTTGAGGTAAAAGAAGAACTGATGGATGCTGTCACAGGATTAAGTGGCAGTGGGCCTGCTTATATATATATGGTTATAGAGGCCCTGGCAGACGGTGGGGTATTGATGGGATTACCCAGGGAATTATCTCAGAAACTGGCTGCTCAGACTGTATTAGGGGCTGCCAGGATGGTAATAGAGACCGGTCAACACCCAGGTGAATTAAAGGATATGGTGACTTCCCCTGGAGGTACTACTATAAGGGCTGTAGAGGTTCTGGAGGAAAAGGGCCTGAGGGGTAGTATGATTCAGGCAGTAAAAGCAGCTGCTGAGAGGTCAAAAGAACTTAATAATTAA